A single genomic interval of Oleidesulfovibrio alaskensis DSM 16109 harbors:
- a CDS encoding tetratricopeptide repeat protein, with translation MPQLASLIGHLPEFKESRMVSNGLGLWLSWRGDLNPAVVQTLQDYGGMHLASERDQALWFFFSADAFLALARLAIWAKFNTLAVFCQVIPAKLLFGYKRELSVAIDQTLRAQNAIAPQEFEIWVHSRAKDMGTGTPGLRFESVRTQTGLAAAEWFTMTADPRLPYQSSLGWNVVLKPLGNPVEKAFQTGWREYFTHLEQLLSRLKCKFIIHDFFVMFPVDNLRQLRTWCKELLQLVARLKEEDPEAYWPCVVAVADRKGLNINEDLPKKMRLDWDQLVPDFPHMSFRNAYLLGEGFVVHDVRFSIDHSSMDDWCNVSLSADGDAGAGLLPVEVSNRLVTGNSPHCFYCGLRNHVLTECPSRQLTTLDRGIWREVALLDFETMNKGFKSIDSMLAEGGLEALSGALRQDGIPGILTRAIFSINSAMQLRMMRVMWLTRGKDYPAGLDELAPKDESPVWSLLEMFISGDHIAVDKELGQQAVKAPRDFRVRTLNGFVALERGDHARALSLWREAEGLSPSPLLQAYHQFLQGRLMESQGRYQNANTLYRQLVRLTPGWTDAAYRQGVCQVKMGFAEQAVGFLNSLIERDPHFFNRVLLDPELERGHIQLLSALNGPWLEAESRAGDESAALQRLRTEIYEWFPEEHDFAKAALERAEKLGALGEVNNYVSFITLSRGRERLERDLHARVNLETKELKARFRRNMDRLAYIRDEAAWFPFPRVLVDFNKDYNLCAANLNWALQTQFGVAETFKKAQKVGETEEERLKGLEGKLRFLRIVRDSTLFMLILGKTFFWLELVGLLLVLVGLPLSVYYGERAGAEWATGLLVKEKWQIQKGLILILSTAALGFAALRTTLVFDKKRNKLLEQGKKSSSGAKKKKR, from the coding sequence ATGCCGCAATTAGCTTCACTTATCGGGCATCTGCCAGAGTTTAAGGAAAGCCGCATGGTTTCCAACGGGCTGGGACTGTGGCTTTCGTGGCGTGGCGACCTGAACCCCGCCGTGGTGCAGACCCTGCAGGATTACGGCGGAATGCATCTTGCCTCCGAGCGCGATCAGGCTCTGTGGTTCTTTTTTTCCGCCGACGCCTTTCTGGCGCTTGCCCGCCTTGCCATATGGGCCAAGTTCAACACATTGGCCGTATTTTGTCAGGTTATTCCCGCCAAGCTGCTTTTTGGATACAAGCGCGAGCTTTCGGTTGCAATAGATCAGACGCTGCGTGCGCAAAATGCCATAGCACCGCAGGAATTTGAAATATGGGTGCATTCGCGTGCCAAGGATATGGGCACGGGAACGCCGGGACTGCGGTTTGAGAGCGTGCGTACCCAGACAGGGCTGGCAGCCGCGGAATGGTTTACCATGACGGCAGACCCCCGCTTGCCCTATCAGTCTTCACTGGGCTGGAATGTGGTGCTGAAGCCGTTGGGCAATCCGGTGGAAAAAGCTTTTCAGACCGGTTGGCGAGAATACTTCACCCATCTGGAACAGCTGCTTTCGCGTCTGAAGTGCAAGTTTATCATCCACGATTTTTTTGTGATGTTTCCGGTGGACAACCTGAGGCAGCTGCGCACGTGGTGCAAGGAACTGCTGCAGCTGGTGGCCCGCCTGAAAGAGGAAGACCCCGAAGCATACTGGCCTTGTGTGGTTGCTGTTGCAGACCGCAAGGGGCTGAATATAAACGAAGATCTTCCTAAGAAAATGCGGCTTGACTGGGACCAGCTGGTTCCTGATTTTCCGCATATGAGCTTCCGCAACGCCTATCTGCTGGGAGAAGGCTTTGTGGTGCATGACGTGCGGTTCAGCATTGATCACAGCAGCATGGACGACTGGTGCAACGTCAGTCTTTCGGCAGACGGCGATGCAGGCGCCGGTCTGCTGCCGGTGGAGGTTTCCAACCGGCTGGTCACTGGTAACAGCCCGCATTGTTTTTACTGCGGGTTGCGAAACCACGTGCTTACCGAATGCCCGTCGCGCCAGCTGACAACGCTGGACAGGGGGATATGGCGCGAAGTGGCGCTTCTGGATTTTGAAACCATGAACAAGGGTTTCAAAAGTATCGATTCCATGCTTGCCGAAGGCGGTCTGGAAGCACTTTCGGGGGCGCTGCGGCAGGATGGCATTCCCGGCATTCTCACCCGTGCCATATTCAGCATCAACAGCGCCATGCAGCTGCGCATGATGCGCGTCATGTGGCTGACCCGCGGCAAAGATTATCCGGCCGGTCTGGATGAACTGGCTCCCAAGGATGAAAGTCCTGTGTGGTCGCTGCTTGAGATGTTTATTTCCGGCGACCATATAGCGGTGGACAAAGAGCTTGGTCAGCAGGCCGTCAAGGCTCCGCGGGATTTCAGGGTGCGCACCCTGAACGGCTTTGTGGCGCTGGAGCGCGGAGACCACGCACGGGCTCTCAGTTTGTGGAGGGAGGCGGAAGGACTGTCACCCTCGCCTTTGCTGCAGGCGTATCATCAGTTTTTGCAGGGGCGCCTGATGGAGTCGCAGGGCAGATACCAGAATGCCAACACTCTGTACCGGCAGCTGGTGCGGCTGACGCCGGGCTGGACCGATGCCGCCTACCGGCAGGGGGTGTGTCAGGTAAAAATGGGCTTTGCCGAGCAGGCTGTGGGGTTTCTGAATTCGCTCATCGAGCGCGATCCGCATTTTTTCAATCGCGTGCTGCTGGATCCGGAACTGGAGCGTGGACATATCCAGTTGCTTTCGGCTCTCAACGGACCGTGGCTGGAGGCGGAAAGCAGGGCAGGCGACGAGTCCGCCGCCTTGCAGCGCCTGCGCACTGAAATTTATGAATGGTTTCCCGAAGAACACGATTTTGCCAAGGCGGCTCTGGAACGTGCTGAAAAGCTGGGAGCATTGGGCGAGGTGAATAACTATGTGTCCTTCATCACGCTGTCACGCGGTCGCGAACGTCTGGAACGTGATCTGCACGCCAGAGTGAATCTGGAAACGAAGGAACTGAAAGCCCGTTTCCGCCGGAACATGGACCGGCTGGCCTATATCCGCGACGAGGCCGCATGGTTTCCGTTTCCGCGTGTTCTGGTAGATTTTAACAAAGATTACAACCTTTGTGCCGCTAATCTTAACTGGGCGTTGCAGACACAGTTCGGCGTGGCCGAGACGTTTAAAAAGGCGCAGAAAGTCGGAGAAACGGAAGAAGAGCGGCTTAAGGGGCTGGAAGGCAAACTGCGCTTTCTGCGTATTGTCCGCGATTCCACTCTGTTCATGCTCATCCTTGGCAAAACATTTTTCTGGCTGGAGCTGGTGGGGCTGCTGCTGGTTCTGGTGGGGCTGCCTCTTTCTGTCTACTACGGCGAAAGGGCCGGGGCGGAATGGGCTACCGGTCTGCTTGTTAAGGAAAAATGGCAGATACAGAAAGGGCTTATTCTTATACTGAGCACTGCCGCTCTGGGCTTTGCCGCGCTGCGTACAACTCTTGTTTTTGATAAAAAACGTAACAAGTTACTTGAACAAGGCAAGAAAAGCAGCAGCGGTGCGAAAAAAAAGAAACGCTGA
- a CDS encoding molybdenum cofactor biosynthesis protein MoaE → MDINKAIADLKKEPGFADNVGMIMVHNGIVRGWSRKDHSNVTAIRITPDYARMEEIRAEMEQRPGIFRILAHAIEGELKPGDDVLYLVVAGDIRENVKAVFAELLDRIKAEAVTKQEIFG, encoded by the coding sequence ATGGATATCAACAAAGCCATCGCCGACCTGAAAAAAGAACCCGGTTTTGCCGATAACGTCGGCATGATTATGGTGCACAACGGCATTGTACGCGGCTGGTCGCGCAAAGACCACAGCAATGTGACCGCCATACGTATTACTCCCGACTATGCCCGCATGGAAGAAATCCGCGCGGAAATGGAGCAGCGTCCCGGTATTTTCCGCATACTTGCCCATGCCATCGAAGGCGAACTGAAGCCCGGTGACGACGTGCTGTATCTGGTAGTGGCCGGCGACATACGCGAAAACGTCAAAGCAGTGTTTGCCGAACTGCTGGACCGCATCAAGGCTGAAGCTGTAACCAAACAGGAAATTTTCGGCTGA
- the treS gene encoding maltose alpha-D-glucosyltransferase encodes MSIMIEPAGLDPQWYRDAIIYELHIKSFHDSDGDGMGDMAGLIEKLDYLQDLGVTALWLLPFYPSPLRDDGYDIADYMSINPDYGSMADFRKLLREAHSRGLRVITELVLNHTSDQHAWFRRARRAPAGSEERDFYVWSDTSDRYKDARIIFKDFEPSNWSWDPVARAYYWHRFYHHQPDLNYENPAVHKAMFRVIDFWLDMGVDGVRLDAVPYLYEEEGTNCENLPRTHDFLKALRSHIDSRFQGRMLLAEANQWPEDAARYFGDGDSCHMAFHFPLMPRMFMAIEMEDRHPVIDIMEQTPELPEGCQWAIFLRNHDELTLEMVTDEERDYMYRMYARDPRARINLGIRRRLAPLLGNDRRRVELLNVLLFTMPGTPVLYYGDEIGMGDNYYLGDRDGVRTPMQWSADRNAGFSRSNPQRLFLPVVIDPEYHYEAVNVETQQSNKSSLLWWMKRIIAMRRRYTAFSRGGISFLRPENSRVLAYMRSSGEEHVLVVTNLSRHAQAASLDLSGWEGYRPVEVFSNTRFPAVRQPAYTITLNPYGYYIFHMRREEAAEALTGLFSPPMLMPVSGARFLDVEVREALQRRVLPGYLTRRGLLGTSAVQLREAVILEAVPVGGKGAPSWLLIVEARYHERQPEWFGMLVSLLAGEPARQTVREAPVHLMCTFGEDAPEAVLVESFDASCRCGALLQLVSRTQTVKGRHGELAVAPAGGTRGRVRAACAEDAPALWKPHIHATSVVCGESVLFKVYRRMDEGVNPDVELLRFLTEEAGYPHVPAYMGVVEYRRSRTSSMAVAMLHEYVQAQGDAQEMCRDMVRRFFDRVLAARGEMDIRPRLYARSPVEAAGRPLPQEYRELMGDMDFAGMQLLGRRVGELHRALAFSSEDSAFAPEPFSTLYQRSVYQGMQSRVKQVLTRLERSLVLLPESARDDAARVLELREEALRRMRGFLTRKLDCLKIRVHGNLHLGNVLRSGREYVIVNFEGRPDKSLSERRLKRSPLRDVADLVRSVHYTVLTVLMHESVLRPEDRAFLEPWADLWRIEASGAFMTTYLEAVGGSRLVPENEQGVQVLLEAFLLEKAFMELDAELKAPSGMVGLPLAAIITLLGAEG; translated from the coding sequence ATGAGCATTATGATTGAGCCGGCGGGCCTTGATCCGCAGTGGTACAGGGATGCCATCATATACGAATTGCACATCAAATCGTTTCATGATTCCGACGGCGACGGCATGGGCGATATGGCGGGGCTGATTGAAAAACTGGACTATCTGCAGGATCTCGGGGTCACGGCGCTGTGGCTGCTGCCCTTTTACCCCTCTCCGCTGCGTGATGACGGCTACGATATTGCCGACTACATGAGCATCAACCCCGACTACGGCAGCATGGCTGACTTCCGCAAGCTGCTGCGCGAGGCTCATTCCCGCGGGTTGCGCGTCATTACAGAACTGGTGCTCAACCACACCTCCGACCAGCATGCCTGGTTCCGGCGGGCGCGGCGGGCCCCTGCCGGTTCGGAAGAGCGCGATTTTTACGTGTGGAGCGATACCTCGGACAGGTACAAGGACGCCCGCATCATCTTCAAAGACTTCGAGCCTTCAAACTGGTCATGGGACCCTGTGGCACGGGCATATTACTGGCATCGTTTCTATCATCACCAGCCTGATCTCAATTATGAAAATCCGGCCGTGCACAAAGCCATGTTCCGGGTCATCGACTTCTGGCTGGACATGGGTGTGGACGGAGTGCGGCTGGATGCTGTGCCCTATCTGTACGAGGAAGAAGGCACAAACTGCGAAAATCTGCCGCGGACCCATGATTTTCTTAAAGCGTTGCGCAGCCACATAGACAGCAGATTTCAGGGCCGCATGCTGCTGGCCGAGGCGAACCAGTGGCCGGAAGACGCGGCCCGTTATTTCGGCGACGGTGATTCGTGTCATATGGCATTTCATTTTCCGCTTATGCCGCGCATGTTTATGGCCATTGAAATGGAAGACCGTCATCCGGTCATTGATATAATGGAGCAGACTCCGGAACTGCCGGAAGGGTGTCAGTGGGCTATTTTTCTGCGTAACCACGACGAACTGACGCTGGAGATGGTGACGGACGAAGAGCGCGACTATATGTACCGCATGTATGCCCGTGATCCGCGTGCGCGGATAAATCTCGGCATCCGCCGCCGCCTTGCCCCGCTGCTGGGCAACGACCGCCGCAGGGTGGAGCTGCTTAACGTGCTGCTTTTCACCATGCCGGGGACACCGGTGCTTTATTATGGTGACGAGATAGGCATGGGGGACAACTACTATCTGGGCGACCGCGACGGTGTGCGTACCCCCATGCAATGGAGTGCGGACAGAAACGCCGGTTTTTCACGCTCCAATCCGCAGCGTCTTTTTCTGCCGGTGGTCATCGATCCGGAATACCACTACGAGGCTGTGAATGTGGAAACGCAGCAGTCCAACAAAAGTTCGCTGCTGTGGTGGATGAAGCGCATCATCGCAATGCGCAGAAGATATACGGCTTTCAGCCGGGGCGGCATTTCGTTTCTCCGGCCGGAAAACTCCCGTGTGCTTGCCTACATGCGCAGCTCTGGTGAAGAACATGTGCTGGTGGTGACTAACCTGTCGCGGCACGCACAGGCAGCTTCGCTGGATTTAAGCGGCTGGGAAGGCTACCGGCCGGTGGAAGTCTTCAGCAACACGCGCTTTCCCGCTGTCAGGCAACCGGCGTATACAATTACGCTCAATCCTTACGGCTACTATATTTTCCACATGCGCAGAGAGGAGGCGGCGGAAGCGCTTACCGGATTATTTTCGCCGCCTATGCTCATGCCGGTGTCCGGAGCGCGTTTTCTTGATGTGGAAGTACGCGAGGCGCTGCAGCGCAGAGTTCTGCCCGGCTATCTGACACGTCGCGGATTGCTGGGAACAAGCGCCGTGCAGCTGCGCGAGGCTGTCATTCTGGAAGCGGTGCCCGTGGGCGGCAAGGGTGCCCCCAGCTGGTTGCTGATTGTGGAAGCACGGTATCATGAGCGCCAGCCGGAATGGTTCGGCATGCTTGTATCGTTGCTGGCTGGTGAACCTGCCCGGCAGACGGTGCGTGAAGCGCCTGTGCATCTCATGTGCACTTTTGGTGAAGACGCGCCGGAAGCCGTACTTGTGGAATCCTTTGATGCCAGCTGCCGTTGCGGCGCGTTGCTGCAGCTTGTCTCGCGCACGCAGACAGTGAAGGGCAGGCACGGCGAGCTGGCAGTGGCCCCCGCCGGCGGTACCCGCGGCAGAGTGCGGGCGGCCTGCGCCGAAGATGCTCCTGCCCTGTGGAAGCCCCATATCCACGCCACCAGCGTTGTCTGCGGTGAAAGTGTGCTTTTCAAGGTGTACCGCCGCATGGACGAAGGTGTGAATCCGGATGTGGAACTGCTGCGCTTTCTTACCGAAGAGGCGGGGTATCCTCATGTGCCCGCGTATATGGGCGTTGTGGAGTACAGACGGTCGCGCACATCGTCCATGGCTGTGGCCATGCTGCATGAATATGTGCAGGCGCAGGGCGACGCACAGGAAATGTGCCGCGATATGGTACGCAGGTTCTTTGACAGGGTGCTGGCCGCACGGGGCGAGATGGATATCCGTCCCCGGCTGTATGCCCGTTCTCCCGTGGAAGCCGCCGGAAGACCTTTGCCGCAGGAATACCGTGAACTTATGGGCGATATGGATTTTGCCGGCATGCAGCTGCTGGGCAGGCGTGTGGGCGAACTGCACCGCGCGCTGGCGTTCAGCTCTGAAGACTCTGCTTTTGCTCCGGAGCCGTTTTCCACCCTGTATCAACGGTCTGTGTATCAGGGTATGCAAAGCCGGGTAAAGCAGGTCCTGACCCGTCTGGAACGTTCGCTTGTTTTGCTGCCGGAATCGGCCAGAGACGATGCTGCGCGGGTGCTGGAACTGCGCGAAGAAGCTTTGCGGCGCATGCGCGGTTTTCTTACGCGCAAACTTGATTGTCTGAAAATCAGGGTGCATGGCAACCTGCATCTGGGCAATGTGCTGCGCAGCGGCAGAGAGTATGTGATCGTGAACTTTGAGGGCAGGCCGGACAAGTCTCTTTCCGAACGGAGGCTGAAGCGTTCACCCCTGCGCGATGTGGCAGATCTGGTACGGTCGGTGCATTACACCGTGCTCACGGTGCTGATGCATGAATCGGTTCTCCGGCCCGAAGACCGCGCGTTTCTTGAACCCTGGGCCGATTTGTGGCGCATAGAAGCCTCAGGAGCTTTCATGACCACATATCTTGAAGCCGTGGGCGGCAGCAGGCTGGTGCCCGAAAATGAACAAGGCGTTCAGGTGCTGCTGGAAGCGTTTTTGCTGGAAAAAGCGTTTATGGAGCTTGATGCAGAACTGAAAGCGCCTTCAGGCATGGTGGGACTGCCGCTGGCTGCCATTATCACCCTGCTGGGAGCAGAGGGCTGA
- a CDS encoding thermonuclease family protein — MPYAPAAARVVRVVDGDTLIVDIDTYPPVFGQAIPVRLAGCDTPELNDPDPRLRALAVAAREFVRQVLGDAPVELHDIGRGKYFRIIARVRVAGQDLSTLLLQAGLAVPYAGGKRPDHSVLLTAATAAP, encoded by the coding sequence ATGCCCTACGCGCCGGCTGCGGCACGGGTCGTCCGCGTGGTGGACGGCGATACTCTGATAGTAGACATAGACACCTATCCTCCGGTTTTCGGGCAGGCCATTCCCGTGCGGCTGGCGGGATGCGACACGCCGGAACTCAACGACCCGGACCCGCGTCTGCGGGCTCTTGCAGTGGCTGCCCGGGAATTTGTCCGGCAGGTGCTGGGCGATGCCCCAGTGGAACTGCACGACATCGGTCGGGGGAAGTATTTCCGCATCATCGCCCGTGTGCGGGTGGCAGGGCAGGACCTGAGCACGCTCCTGCTGCAGGCCGGTCTTGCCGTACCCTATGCGGGCGGCAAACGTCCGGACCACAGCGTGCTGCTTACTGCCGCAACGGCCGCCCCCTAA
- a CDS encoding sigma-54-dependent transcriptional regulator: MSEHILLIEDDNAFQEMLSEALRSRGYAVSSASRAEEGISMARQHDFDLILTDVMLPGMSGVEAIPQLREAAPGSDIIVMTAYSTRELALEAIRLGAYDFFSKPFSLKELDIVVRRALEKRRLQKEVTTLRETLRHDSPVQRIIGDSAPMRAVKTLVEKVAPLDSTVLITGESGTGKELVSDTLRALSGRAGAPFVKVNCAAIPEHLFENELFGHEKGAFTGATSAQPGKFELAQGGTLLLDEIGDMPAGIQPKLLRAVEEKQIERLGGRRPVAVNVRIIAATNQNLRELVARKAFREDLYYRLGVAVIMLPPLRDRKEDIPRLAEHILRKLGLTLGIPVHGITAAAVQALMNHHWPGNVRQLANLLERAAISAQGRITAQDIAAALAVQNGTSTQPCTAQSPHDAPAAEDCLRMPLRETLHQMERNLLLEALRRAEGSQKNAAALLGLTPKNMWAKLQKHQIRI, encoded by the coding sequence ATGAGCGAACACATCCTGCTTATCGAAGATGACAACGCCTTTCAGGAGATGCTTTCCGAGGCGTTACGAAGCCGCGGGTACGCCGTGAGCTCGGCCTCCAGAGCGGAGGAAGGCATCAGCATGGCGCGTCAGCATGATTTCGATCTTATCCTGACCGATGTCATGCTGCCCGGCATGTCGGGTGTGGAGGCCATTCCTCAGCTGCGTGAAGCCGCCCCCGGTTCCGATATCATCGTCATGACCGCCTACTCCACCAGAGAACTGGCGCTTGAAGCCATCCGTCTGGGAGCCTACGATTTTTTTTCAAAACCATTCAGCCTGAAAGAACTGGACATCGTGGTGCGCAGGGCGCTGGAAAAACGCCGTCTGCAAAAAGAGGTGACCACTCTGCGCGAAACGCTGCGCCATGACAGCCCGGTACAACGCATCATCGGCGACAGCGCCCCCATGCGCGCCGTAAAAACGCTGGTCGAAAAAGTAGCCCCGCTCGATTCGACAGTGCTTATCACCGGCGAATCCGGCACCGGCAAAGAACTGGTCTCCGACACCCTGCGCGCGCTTTCCGGCCGGGCAGGAGCACCTTTTGTCAAGGTAAACTGCGCCGCCATTCCTGAACATCTGTTTGAAAACGAACTGTTCGGTCACGAGAAAGGTGCCTTTACCGGTGCCACATCTGCACAGCCCGGCAAATTTGAACTGGCGCAGGGCGGCACCCTGCTGCTGGACGAAATTGGCGACATGCCCGCAGGCATTCAGCCCAAACTGCTGCGGGCCGTGGAAGAAAAACAGATCGAACGGCTGGGCGGGCGCAGACCGGTTGCAGTCAACGTACGCATTATCGCCGCCACCAACCAGAACCTGCGTGAACTTGTGGCCCGCAAAGCGTTTCGCGAAGACCTGTATTACAGGCTGGGCGTAGCCGTAATCATGCTTCCCCCCCTGCGCGACCGCAAAGAAGACATACCCCGGCTGGCGGAGCATATTCTCCGCAAACTGGGGCTGACGCTGGGCATACCGGTGCACGGCATCACTGCCGCAGCCGTACAGGCGCTTATGAACCACCACTGGCCCGGCAATGTCCGGCAGCTGGCCAACCTGCTGGAAAGAGCGGCCATCAGCGCACAGGGACGCATTACAGCCCAAGACATAGCCGCTGCACTTGCCGTGCAGAACGGTACATCGACGCAGCCCTGCACCGCACAGTCTCCGCATGACGCCCCCGCGGCAGAAGACTGCCTGCGTATGCCCCTGCGCGAAACCCTGCACCAGATGGAACGCAACCTGCTGCTGGAAGCGCTGCGCAGGGCGGAAGGCAGCCAGAAAAACGCTGCGGCCCTGCTGGGTCTTACTCCCAAAAACATGTGGGCAAAACTGCAGAAGCATCAGATACGCATCTGA
- a CDS encoding Flp family type IVb pilin — protein sequence MKKTIMNLLKGEEGATALEYGLIAALIAAVIVAAVTALGTKVSDTFTYIDSKMPTPGT from the coding sequence ATGAAAAAGACCATCATGAACCTGCTCAAGGGTGAAGAAGGCGCCACCGCTCTGGAATACGGACTTATCGCAGCCCTCATTGCCGCTGTCATCGTGGCAGCCGTCACCGCGCTGGGTACCAAGGTGAGCGACACCTTCACCTACATCGACTCCAAGATGCCCACCCCCGGTACCTAA
- a CDS encoding A24 family peptidase encodes MQTVMPILLVSILMTAVVTDIRAMRIPNWLTFPAMFAGLAGHGAAGGADGLLFSLAGLGLGAALMLLPFLAGVMGAGDVKLMGAAGAFLGAQGVFGAFIWTSFAGGAYALGVLLFHLPQLRAVGRALHTSFTTMLVTGEMTYTPATGGKALPRLCYGVAIAAGTVTSMYFSGALDAVFSGIMAIR; translated from the coding sequence ATGCAGACCGTCATGCCCATCCTGCTTGTCAGCATTCTGATGACAGCCGTCGTCACCGACATACGGGCCATGCGCATTCCCAACTGGCTCACTTTTCCGGCCATGTTCGCCGGACTGGCGGGGCACGGTGCCGCCGGCGGCGCTGACGGGCTGCTTTTTTCCCTTGCCGGACTGGGACTGGGCGCAGCTCTGATGCTGCTGCCTTTTCTGGCGGGTGTGATGGGCGCGGGCGATGTGAAGCTGATGGGTGCGGCAGGTGCCTTTCTGGGAGCGCAGGGAGTGTTCGGTGCATTCATATGGACCAGCTTTGCCGGCGGCGCCTACGCTCTGGGCGTTCTGCTGTTTCACCTGCCTCAGCTCCGGGCCGTGGGCCGCGCGCTGCACACATCATTTACCACCATGCTGGTTACCGGCGAGATGACCTACACCCCCGCAACAGGCGGAAAGGCACTGCCCCGACTGTGCTACGGCGTGGCCATAGCAGCCGGTACCGTGACCTCCATGTACTTTTCAGGCGCATTGGATGCTGTCTTTTCCGGCATCATGGCAATCCGCTGA
- the cpaB gene encoding Flp pilus assembly protein CpaB, with protein sequence MKKSSLIQIAVALVLALGAGALVFRMMQAPARTAQPPKVASVMLAVAAADMTKGTRIRAEQITMAEFLLQTAPAGAFSSADELTGRVLASAVTAGEPITPARLVEDTVRYGGVSTMISPGKRAVAVKGNNVLGMAGFIRPGNHVDVLVTIDDNRRPQDKAVTKTVLENIRVLATGTELEQQGDDTATSPVDIYTLEMLPREVEVLSLAASRGEVHFSLRNPADTDSVKTAGTDVPHALSMLRPAAAPASKARAAASVEVISGTQRSTLRFRQ encoded by the coding sequence ATGAAAAAATCATCACTCATCCAGATTGCTGTAGCGCTGGTGCTGGCACTTGGGGCCGGAGCACTCGTCTTCCGCATGATGCAGGCCCCCGCCCGCACGGCACAGCCCCCCAAAGTCGCCAGCGTCATGCTGGCCGTGGCGGCAGCTGATATGACCAAAGGCACAAGAATACGTGCCGAACAGATCACCATGGCCGAATTTCTGCTGCAGACCGCCCCCGCGGGGGCCTTTTCCTCCGCAGATGAGCTTACGGGCAGAGTGCTCGCTTCCGCCGTGACAGCCGGCGAACCCATCACTCCCGCGCGGCTGGTGGAAGACACCGTCCGTTACGGCGGCGTCAGCACCATGATCAGCCCCGGCAAACGGGCGGTGGCGGTAAAGGGCAACAATGTTCTGGGTATGGCCGGATTCATCCGCCCCGGAAACCATGTGGACGTACTGGTGACCATAGATGACAACAGGCGCCCCCAAGACAAGGCCGTGACCAAAACCGTACTGGAGAACATCCGCGTACTGGCCACCGGCACCGAACTGGAACAGCAGGGCGACGACACCGCCACATCACCGGTGGACATCTATACGCTGGAAATGCTGCCCCGCGAGGTGGAAGTGCTCTCTCTGGCTGCTTCCCGCGGAGAGGTACACTTTTCCCTGCGCAATCCGGCAGATACTGATTCCGTCAAAACAGCCGGTACGGACGTCCCCCATGCGCTTTCCATGCTGCGTCCTGCAGCCGCGCCCGCCAGCAAAGCGCGTGCCGCCGCTTCTGTGGAAGTCATCAGCGGAACACAGCGCTCAACACTGAGGTTCAGGCAATGA